One window from the genome of Pandoraea fibrosis encodes:
- the uvrA gene encoding excinuclease ABC subunit UvrA — MESIRIRGARTHNLKNVNLDLPRHQLVVITGLSGSGKSSLAFDTLYAEGQRRYVESLSAYARQFLQLMEKPDVDLIEGLSPAISIEQKATSHNPRSTVGTVTEIHDYLRLLYARVGTPYCPDHGLPLESQNVSQMVDAVLALPEDTKLMILAPIVVDRKGEHADLFESMQAQGFVRFRIRSGGGAANEGHARVYDIDALPKLKKTEKHSVDVVIDRVKVRADLKQRLAESFETALRLADGRAIALEMDTEKEHVFSSKFACPVCAYSLQELEPRLFSFNNPMGACPTCDGLGQMTFFDPKRVVAFPALSLASGAIKGWDRRNQFYFQMLQSLAAFYDFDVDTAFEELPEDTQKIVLYGSGEQTIPFTYVNEKGRTSVREHAFEGIIPNLERRYRETDSVAVREELAKYQNNRACPDCEGSRLRREARFVKVGEGPQARAIYEIGNLPLRDALGYFHELVLHGAKREIADKIVKEIVARLSFLNNVGLDYLSLERSADTLSGGEAQRIRLASQIGSGLTGVMYVLDEPSIGLHQRDNDRLIGTLKHLRDLGNSVIVVEHDEDMILASDYVVDMGLGAGIHGGTVIAQGSPRQIEQAPESLTGQYLSGARRIEVPTQRHAPREERLRIFDATGNNLKNVNLDLPVGLLTCVTGVSGSGKSTLINDTLYHAIARHLYGSSAEPAPYDQIEGLEHFDKVINVDQSPIGRTPRSNPATYTGVFTPIRELFAGVPAAKERGYDPGRFSFNVKGGRCEACQGDGVIKVEMHFLPDVYVPCDVCHGKRYNRETLEVQYKGRNISEVLDMTVEQAHEFFKPVPVVARKLKTLLDVGLGYIRLGQSATTLSGGEAQRVKLSLELSKRDTGRTLYILDEPTTGLHFHDIELLLTVIHRLRDQGNTVVIIEHNLDVIKTADWVIDLGPEGGAGGGQIIAQGTPEQVAANKASFTGKYLAPLLKREK, encoded by the coding sequence ATGGAAAGCATTCGTATTCGTGGGGCTCGTACCCACAATCTCAAGAACGTCAATCTCGACTTGCCGCGTCACCAGCTCGTGGTGATCACCGGCCTGTCCGGCTCCGGCAAATCGTCGCTCGCCTTCGACACGCTTTATGCGGAAGGTCAGCGGCGCTACGTCGAGAGTCTGTCGGCTTACGCCCGTCAGTTCCTGCAACTGATGGAGAAGCCCGACGTCGATCTGATCGAGGGCCTCTCGCCCGCGATCTCGATCGAGCAGAAGGCAACGTCGCATAACCCGCGTTCGACGGTCGGCACGGTCACGGAAATCCACGACTACCTGCGTCTGCTTTACGCCCGCGTCGGCACGCCCTACTGCCCCGATCACGGCCTGCCGCTCGAGTCGCAAAACGTCTCGCAGATGGTCGATGCCGTGCTCGCGCTGCCGGAAGATACCAAGCTCATGATCCTTGCGCCGATCGTTGTCGATCGCAAAGGGGAGCACGCCGATCTCTTCGAGTCGATGCAGGCGCAGGGCTTCGTGCGCTTTCGCATCCGCTCCGGCGGTGGCGCCGCCAACGAAGGCCATGCCCGCGTCTATGACATCGACGCCCTGCCCAAGCTCAAGAAAACGGAGAAGCATTCGGTCGATGTGGTGATCGATCGCGTGAAGGTACGCGCCGATCTGAAGCAGCGCCTGGCGGAATCGTTCGAGACGGCGCTGCGCCTGGCCGATGGCCGCGCCATTGCGCTGGAAATGGATACCGAGAAGGAACACGTCTTCAGCTCGAAGTTCGCGTGCCCCGTGTGCGCGTATTCGTTGCAGGAACTCGAGCCGCGTCTGTTCTCGTTCAACAATCCGATGGGCGCCTGCCCGACCTGCGACGGTCTGGGCCAGATGACGTTCTTCGACCCGAAGCGGGTGGTCGCCTTCCCGGCGCTCTCGCTGGCCTCCGGCGCGATCAAGGGCTGGGACCGTCGGAACCAGTTTTACTTCCAGATGCTGCAAAGCCTCGCGGCGTTCTACGATTTCGACGTGGATACCGCCTTCGAGGAATTGCCGGAAGACACGCAGAAGATCGTGCTTTACGGCTCGGGCGAGCAGACCATTCCCTTCACCTACGTGAACGAGAAAGGCCGCACGTCAGTGCGCGAGCACGCGTTCGAAGGCATCATTCCGAATCTGGAACGCCGTTATCGCGAGACCGATTCCGTGGCCGTGCGCGAAGAACTCGCCAAGTACCAGAACAACCGCGCCTGCCCCGATTGCGAAGGCAGCCGCCTGCGCCGCGAAGCACGCTTCGTGAAGGTCGGCGAAGGCCCGCAGGCCCGTGCGATCTATGAAATCGGCAATCTGCCGTTGCGCGATGCACTGGGCTACTTCCACGAACTCGTGTTGCACGGCGCGAAGCGCGAGATCGCCGACAAGATCGTCAAGGAGATCGTCGCGCGTCTCTCGTTCCTGAACAACGTGGGACTCGACTATCTCTCGCTGGAACGCAGCGCCGATACGCTCTCGGGCGGCGAAGCGCAGCGCATCCGTCTCGCGTCGCAAATCGGCTCAGGTCTCACGGGCGTGATGTACGTGCTCGACGAGCCGTCCATCGGGCTGCATCAGCGCGACAACGACCGTCTGATCGGCACCCTCAAACACCTGCGCGACCTTGGCAATTCGGTAATCGTCGTCGAGCACGACGAAGACATGATTCTCGCGAGCGACTATGTCGTCGACATGGGGCTCGGCGCCGGTATCCACGGCGGCACGGTGATTGCGCAAGGCAGCCCCCGGCAGATCGAGCAAGCGCCGGAATCGCTGACCGGGCAATACCTGTCGGGCGCGCGACGCATCGAGGTGCCGACGCAGCGCCATGCGCCGCGTGAAGAGCGTCTGCGCATTTTCGATGCGACGGGCAACAACCTCAAGAACGTCAATCTGGATCTGCCGGTCGGCTTGCTGACCTGCGTGACAGGCGTGTCCGGATCGGGCAAGTCGACGCTGATCAACGACACGCTGTATCACGCCATCGCCCGCCATCTTTATGGGTCGTCGGCCGAGCCGGCGCCGTATGACCAGATCGAAGGGCTGGAACACTTCGACAAGGTCATCAACGTCGATCAGTCCCCCATCGGCCGAACACCGCGCTCGAATCCGGCCACTTACACGGGCGTGTTCACCCCGATCCGCGAGCTCTTCGCCGGCGTGCCGGCGGCCAAGGAACGCGGCTACGATCCGGGTCGCTTCTCGTTCAACGTGAAGGGCGGACGCTGCGAAGCCTGTCAGGGCGACGGTGTCATCAAGGTCGAAATGCACTTCCTGCCCGACGTGTACGTGCCTTGCGACGTCTGTCACGGCAAGCGTTACAACCGAGAAACGCTCGAAGTGCAATACAAGGGCCGCAATATCTCGGAAGTGCTCGACATGACCGTCGAGCAGGCGCACGAGTTCTTCAAGCCCGTGCCGGTCGTGGCGCGCAAGCTCAAGACACTGCTCGACGTGGGTCTGGGCTACATCCGCCTCGGCCAGTCGGCCACCACGCTCTCGGGCGGCGAGGCACAACGGGTGAAGCTCTCGCTCGAACTTTCCAAGCGCGATACGGGCCGAACGCTGTATATCCTTGACGAACCGACGACCGGGCTGCACTTTCACGATATCGAATTGCTGCTAACCGTGATTCACCGGCTGCGCGACCAGGGCAATACTGTCGTCATCATCGAGCACAATCTGGATGTCATCAAAACGGCGGATTGGGTGATCGACCTCGGGCCGGAAGGCGGCGCGGGCGGCGGGCAGATCATTGCACAGGGCACGCCCGAGCAAGTGGCAGCGAACAAGGCCAGTTTCACCGGCAAATACCTCGCCCCGCTGCTCAAGCGCGAGAAGTAA
- a CDS encoding MFS transporter — MSTDSVTSASPATTRGRGGRMTPLEVRASASLAGIFALRMLGLFLIMPVFSVFAQTIPGGNNTFLVGLAIGIYGLTQSLLYIPYGWASDRLGRKPVIIFGLIVFAIGSLVAALAHDLMWIIVGRAIQGAGAISSAVMACVADLTSDENRTKAMAMIGGSIGVSFAVAIVCAPFLYHWLGMSGLFSAIGILAVLAIFVVLWVVPTPPVHAKAGPAPFSEVLHNPELLRLNFGVFVLHATQTALFVAMPRMLVAAGLPVAQHWEIYLPVMGLSFVAMVPAIIAAEKRGKMKTVLLSAIALVAIAQAALGGLPPTVTVIAVVLFVYFLGFNVLEASQPSLVSKLAPGQRKGAAVGVYNTTQALGLFCGGALGGYLMTHYGQNAIFLTCAAGAFVWLIIAAPMRTPAPRQS, encoded by the coding sequence ATGTCGACTGATTCCGTGACTTCCGCTTCCCCTGCCACGACACGCGGCCGAGGTGGCCGCATGACCCCGCTAGAAGTGCGCGCGAGTGCGTCGCTCGCGGGGATTTTTGCCCTGCGCATGCTCGGCCTGTTCCTGATCATGCCGGTGTTCTCGGTGTTTGCTCAGACGATTCCGGGCGGCAACAATACCTTCCTCGTCGGACTGGCGATCGGCATTTACGGCCTGACGCAGTCGCTGCTCTATATCCCTTACGGCTGGGCGTCTGACCGACTGGGGCGCAAGCCGGTCATCATCTTTGGCCTGATCGTGTTCGCGATCGGCTCGCTGGTGGCGGCGCTGGCGCATGATCTGATGTGGATCATTGTCGGCCGGGCGATTCAGGGGGCCGGCGCGATTTCGTCGGCGGTCATGGCCTGCGTGGCGGACCTGACAAGCGACGAGAACCGCACGAAGGCGATGGCGATGATCGGCGGCAGTATCGGCGTGTCGTTTGCGGTGGCGATCGTGTGTGCGCCGTTCCTGTACCACTGGCTGGGCATGAGCGGCTTGTTCTCGGCGATCGGCATTCTGGCGGTGCTGGCGATTTTCGTGGTGTTGTGGGTGGTGCCGACACCGCCCGTGCACGCCAAGGCCGGGCCGGCGCCATTTTCCGAGGTGTTGCATAACCCGGAACTGTTGCGCCTGAATTTCGGCGTCTTCGTGCTGCATGCCACGCAGACGGCGCTGTTCGTGGCGATGCCGCGCATGCTGGTCGCGGCGGGTCTGCCGGTCGCGCAGCACTGGGAGATCTATCTGCCGGTGATGGGCCTGTCGTTTGTGGCGATGGTGCCGGCGATCATTGCGGCCGAGAAGCGCGGCAAGATGAAGACGGTGCTGCTCTCGGCGATTGCGCTGGTAGCGATCGCACAGGCGGCGCTGGGCGGTTTGCCGCCGACGGTGACCGTGATTGCGGTGGTGCTGTTCGTGTATTTTCTGGGCTTTAACGTGCTCGAAGCATCGCAGCCGTCGCTGGTCTCGAAGCTCGCACCGGGGCAGCGCAAGGGCGCGGCGGTGGGTGTCTACAATACGACACAGGCACTCGGGTTGTTCTGCGGCGGGGCACTAGGGGGTTATCTGATGACCCACTACGGTCAAAACGCAATATTCCTCACATGCGCAGCCGGAGCTTTCGTGTGGCTTATAATCGCCGCACCGATGAGGACGCCAGCGCCTCGTCAATCCTGA
- a CDS encoding single-stranded DNA-binding protein, producing MASVNKVILVGNLGADPEVRYLPSGDAVANIRLATTDRYKDKQSGEFKEMTEWHRVSFFGRLAEIVNEYLKKGSSVYIEGKIRTRKYQAQDGTDRYSTDIVADQMQMLGGRGGEGGGGGGGYSRGGGDEGGGGGGYSRGGGGGGGGARQQAPAKQSGGGFDDMDDDIPF from the coding sequence ATGGCATCAGTCAACAAAGTGATCCTGGTCGGTAACCTTGGCGCCGACCCCGAAGTCCGCTATTTGCCGAGCGGCGATGCGGTCGCGAACATTCGTCTGGCGACGACCGACCGTTACAAGGACAAGCAATCCGGCGAGTTCAAGGAGATGACGGAATGGCACCGCGTGTCGTTCTTCGGCCGTCTCGCCGAGATCGTCAACGAGTACCTGAAGAAGGGCTCGTCGGTGTACATCGAGGGTAAGATCCGCACGCGCAAGTACCAGGCGCAGGACGGCACGGACCGTTACAGCACGGATATCGTGGCTGACCAGATGCAAATGCTGGGTGGCCGTGGTGGCGAGGGCGGTGGCGGCGGCGGTGGCTACTCGCGTGGCGGCGGCGACGAAGGTGGCGGCGGTGGTGGCTATTCGCGCGGCGGTGGCGGTGGCGGCGGCGGTGCGCGTCAGCAAGCGCCGGCCAAGCAGTCGGGCGGTGGCTTCGATGACATGGACGACGATATTCCGTTCTAA
- a CDS encoding alpha/beta fold hydrolase: protein MLAGSAALAASAFAMRAEAGTQSNHQPTRSVRMTSSTLITKDGTQIYYKDWGEGPVVTFSHGWPLNADAWDGQMHFLARNGFRVIAHDRRGHGRSSQPSSGNDMNGYADDLAQLIESLDLKQITMVGHSTGGGEVARYIGRHGNRRVAKAVLIGAVPPVMVKSATNPDGLPIEVFDRIRDGVANDRSQFYKDLAVPFYGANRAGAKVSQGLLDQFWLWGMQSGQKNAYECVKAFSETDFTEDLKKIEVPTLFIHGEDDQIVPVHAAAKKAARLVKHAKEIYYPGAPHGLTATLQDRVNADLLAFLRT, encoded by the coding sequence ATGCTGGCAGGCAGTGCGGCACTAGCCGCCAGTGCTTTCGCCATGCGCGCAGAAGCGGGCACGCAATCCAATCATCAACCGACCCGGAGCGTACGAATGACCTCCAGCACCCTCATTACCAAAGATGGCACGCAGATCTACTACAAGGACTGGGGCGAAGGCCCCGTCGTCACCTTCTCGCACGGCTGGCCGCTCAATGCCGACGCGTGGGACGGACAGATGCACTTTCTGGCGCGCAACGGCTTTCGCGTGATTGCGCACGATCGTCGTGGACACGGCCGTTCGTCGCAACCCTCGTCGGGCAACGACATGAACGGCTACGCCGACGATCTGGCGCAGTTGATCGAGTCGCTCGACCTCAAGCAGATCACGATGGTGGGCCACTCCACCGGCGGTGGCGAAGTGGCGCGCTACATCGGTCGACACGGTAACCGTCGCGTGGCAAAAGCGGTGCTCATCGGTGCAGTGCCGCCGGTGATGGTCAAGTCGGCCACTAATCCGGACGGTCTGCCCATCGAGGTCTTCGACCGCATTCGCGACGGCGTGGCGAACGACCGCTCGCAGTTCTACAAGGATCTCGCGGTTCCCTTCTACGGGGCCAATCGCGCCGGTGCCAAGGTGTCTCAGGGCCTGCTGGATCAGTTCTGGCTCTGGGGTATGCAAAGCGGGCAGAAGAACGCCTACGAATGCGTGAAAGCCTTCTCGGAGACCGACTTTACTGAAGACCTGAAGAAGATCGAGGTGCCCACGCTCTTCATTCACGGCGAAGATGACCAGATCGTGCCGGTGCATGCCGCCGCGAAGAAGGCCGCCCGCCTCGTGAAGCACGCGAAAGAGATTTACTACCCAGGCGCTCCGCACGGTCTGACGGCCACGCTTCAAGACCGCGTCAACGCCGACCTGCTGGCTTTCCTGCGCACCTGA
- a CDS encoding DedA family protein has translation MLPHEWIAQNGVLLVFLNVLGASLGLPLPVMPTLIAVAACQTQGAASLWSIALPLSPILGVAVLAGVLADLIWFFWGRRYGPRTLNTVCDLTLSREACVSKTEQIFGQWGARLLIVARVLPGLSLVAVPLCGAMGVRLRTFVGYDCAGVTLWIGAGLTLGVMFASQIQRLLNALSVFGARAMIAIGVLAVVCVAYRFARRIWTARASDNDASLQIDSRI, from the coding sequence ATGCTGCCGCATGAGTGGATCGCACAGAACGGTGTGCTGTTGGTGTTCCTCAACGTATTGGGAGCATCGCTGGGGCTGCCGCTGCCCGTCATGCCGACCCTGATCGCCGTCGCCGCCTGCCAGACGCAGGGGGCGGCGAGCCTGTGGTCGATCGCACTGCCGCTCTCGCCGATACTCGGCGTGGCGGTCCTGGCAGGCGTGCTGGCTGACCTGATCTGGTTTTTCTGGGGCCGGCGTTATGGCCCGCGAACGCTCAACACCGTGTGCGATCTCACGCTATCGCGCGAAGCCTGTGTGAGCAAGACTGAGCAGATCTTCGGACAATGGGGTGCGCGCCTGCTCATCGTGGCGCGCGTTCTGCCTGGGCTGTCATTGGTGGCCGTGCCACTTTGTGGCGCGATGGGAGTCCGGCTGCGTACCTTCGTCGGCTACGATTGTGCGGGCGTGACGCTGTGGATCGGTGCCGGGCTCACGCTGGGTGTCATGTTCGCTTCGCAGATCCAGCGCCTGCTCAACGCGCTGTCCGTCTTTGGCGCGCGGGCCATGATCGCGATCGGGGTGTTGGCGGTAGTCTGTGTCGCGTATCGGTTTGCGCGGCGCATCTGGACGGCGAGAGCATCGGACAACGATGCCTCGCTTCAGATCGATTCACGGATATGA
- a CDS encoding GntR family transcriptional regulator → MTDTNNASPSTAERAYEEIRRQILSGVLPEGAPIRQDDIAAQIGVSKIPVREALMRLQSEGWVSLKRNAGAIVSPLTASDCVEMLDMRIALECRALELAVPNMAPSDLALAEELLKRYAKADTPQSWSDLNLAFHQALYAPANRPRLVATAQAAQERMGRFLRTHLSAVNDHQRSTDEHIAIHQACVAGDTKTAVRLLRKHLEQTQREVMAYFRLNSKPSA, encoded by the coding sequence GTGACCGATACCAACAACGCATCGCCATCCACCGCCGAGCGTGCCTATGAGGAAATTCGCCGGCAGATCCTGTCCGGAGTGTTGCCGGAGGGCGCGCCGATTCGTCAGGACGACATTGCGGCGCAAATCGGTGTGAGCAAGATTCCGGTGCGCGAAGCGCTCATGCGGCTGCAGTCCGAAGGTTGGGTCTCGCTCAAGCGTAACGCTGGCGCAATCGTATCGCCGCTCACCGCGAGCGACTGCGTCGAGATGCTCGACATGCGCATTGCGCTCGAGTGCCGCGCGCTGGAGCTTGCCGTGCCGAACATGGCGCCGAGCGATCTTGCATTGGCCGAAGAACTGCTCAAGCGATATGCGAAGGCGGATACGCCGCAGTCGTGGAGCGATTTGAATCTCGCCTTCCATCAGGCGCTATATGCGCCCGCCAATCGTCCGCGTCTGGTGGCTACCGCGCAGGCGGCACAGGAGCGCATGGGACGTTTTCTGCGCACACACCTCTCGGCCGTCAACGACCATCAACGCTCCACCGACGAGCACATCGCCATCCATCAGGCCTGCGTCGCGGGCGACACGAAAACTGCAGTTCGCCTGCTTCGCAAACACCTCGAACAGACGCAACGCGAAGTGATGGCGTATTTCCGTCTGAACAGCAAGCCGTCGGCCTGA
- a CDS encoding TauD/TfdA family dioxygenase has protein sequence MSELESQQSLKGASAWRGAEMANNDRWVKTFPAVVLQQIDAALEMTREVDWRDINRENFPLPDATAFFDDVREELENGSGMAKIRGLDVSRYNAEELRRIWYALGAHLGTPMFQNYRGEVMREIKDEGMGVGAKLYGATVDSSGKPFLSSGARTLSPGQLRFHTDRCDVVGLLCVRQASEGGVSKLASSVTVYNEILKRRPDLHALLCQPIPRSRFGEEAGGEHIAYDLPIFGVRDGKLTSHFSLTYIENAQMLPGVRKLSEAEHEAIRMLMAVAEEECFEMRFAPGDIQLLNNHIVYHGRTAFKDDVQTGQDRMLMRLWLSMPNSRALPDDHAVLWGDVRAGKPHGGIAQPATALPV, from the coding sequence ATGTCCGAGTTGGAGAGTCAGCAGAGTCTGAAGGGCGCCAGTGCCTGGCGAGGTGCCGAGATGGCGAACAACGATCGTTGGGTCAAGACGTTCCCGGCGGTTGTGCTGCAGCAGATCGATGCCGCGCTGGAGATGACCCGGGAGGTCGATTGGCGCGACATCAATCGTGAGAATTTCCCGCTGCCCGACGCCACCGCCTTTTTCGACGACGTGCGCGAGGAACTGGAAAACGGCTCCGGCATGGCGAAGATTCGCGGACTGGACGTGAGCCGCTACAACGCAGAAGAGCTGCGCCGCATCTGGTACGCACTGGGTGCGCATCTGGGCACGCCGATGTTCCAGAACTATCGCGGTGAAGTCATGCGCGAGATCAAGGACGAAGGCATGGGCGTTGGTGCGAAGCTCTATGGCGCCACGGTCGACAGCTCGGGCAAGCCATTCCTCTCGTCGGGCGCGCGCACGCTCTCACCGGGCCAACTGCGCTTTCACACCGATCGTTGCGATGTCGTGGGATTGCTATGCGTGCGTCAGGCGTCCGAAGGTGGCGTGAGCAAGCTGGCCAGCAGCGTGACCGTCTACAACGAAATCCTCAAGCGTCGTCCCGATCTGCATGCCTTGCTGTGCCAACCGATTCCGCGCAGCCGCTTCGGTGAAGAGGCCGGTGGCGAACACATCGCTTACGATCTGCCGATTTTCGGCGTGCGCGACGGCAAGCTCACCAGCCATTTTTCGCTCACCTATATCGAGAACGCCCAGATGCTGCCGGGCGTGCGCAAGCTGAGCGAGGCCGAGCACGAGGCGATTCGCATGCTCATGGCCGTGGCCGAAGAAGAATGCTTCGAGATGCGCTTTGCGCCGGGCGACATTCAACTGTTGAACAATCACATCGTCTACCACGGCCGCACCGCCTTCAAGGATGATGTGCAGACCGGTCAGGACCGCATGCTCATGCGCCTCTGGCTGTCGATGCCCAATTCGCGCGCATTGCCCGACGATCACGCGGTACTCTGGGGCGACGTTCGCGCCGGCAAACCGCATGGCGGCATCGCACAGCCGGCCACCGCGCTGCCTGTCTGA
- a CDS encoding ABC transporter substrate-binding protein yields MKQLERQDKKRANRTMPRLRMLLIPLVLGGLSAGASAAPDYGNCQVTGTRGSIKLETVTPGALSVRPVLPAPGWWNGDSPDTIKDGFEYCMAANIAYRAGLDRVIVVNRSFAQVVTGQAKGFDIALSEITITDDRKKVVNFTDPYFSSDQGVLVKTGTKVDRESIKKMRLGVKQGTTILPYLTDKVKVAEHPKVYTDAAAMYAALAAGQVDAVLYDTPNVLSIAKKSEGRFEVVGRYDTSEQWGGLVNKDSPNLAAFNKLIAEMKKDGTFDRLATQYLVPSLGADPAKLPILTP; encoded by the coding sequence ATGAAACAACTCGAACGGCAAGACAAGAAGCGCGCAAACCGCACGATGCCCCGTCTGCGCATGTTGCTCATTCCGCTCGTGCTGGGCGGCCTCTCGGCCGGGGCATCGGCTGCGCCGGACTACGGCAACTGTCAGGTGACCGGCACCCGCGGATCGATCAAGCTCGAGACGGTCACGCCCGGCGCATTGTCCGTGCGTCCCGTCTTGCCCGCCCCCGGTTGGTGGAACGGCGACTCGCCCGACACCATCAAGGACGGTTTCGAATACTGCATGGCCGCCAACATAGCGTACCGTGCGGGGCTCGATCGCGTGATCGTCGTCAATCGCTCCTTCGCGCAGGTCGTGACCGGACAGGCGAAGGGCTTCGACATCGCGCTGAGCGAAATCACGATCACCGACGATCGCAAGAAGGTCGTGAACTTCACCGACCCGTACTTCAGTTCGGATCAGGGCGTCCTCGTCAAGACGGGCACCAAGGTCGACAGGGAGAGCATCAAGAAGATGCGCCTGGGCGTGAAGCAGGGCACGACGATCCTGCCGTATCTGACCGACAAGGTGAAGGTCGCCGAGCATCCGAAGGTCTACACCGACGCAGCCGCCATGTACGCTGCGTTGGCCGCCGGTCAGGTCGACGCCGTGCTGTACGACACGCCTAACGTGCTGTCCATCGCGAAGAAGTCCGAAGGCCGATTCGAGGTCGTCGGCCGCTACGACACGAGCGAACAGTGGGGCGGTCTCGTGAACAAGGACTCGCCGAATCTGGCCGCTTTCAACAAGTTGATCGCGGAGATGAAGAAGGACGGCACCTTCGACCGGCTGGCCACGCAATATCTGGTGCCGAGTCTGGGCGCAGATCCCGCGAAGCTGCCGATTCTGACGCCGTGA
- a CDS encoding amino acid ABC transporter permease, producing MSDSTEKAPSAVLGMIGRERRLSIGGMPSAPVVLCLCALLGAAIAIASSVYTIAALREGLLANQLDGWWLPAGAGLLGLASLAVLVPLARAFRHWREFGRATASRDIVAARVARAEASVQCWITLGYTLAQVLVVLALQFVLANDLAVAKTFFFVPLIVKTFPLVLDAFWVNVKIFVIAEVFVLVWGLIVALAMFAPGKAGKPLRIIATAYVDVFRAMPAVLVIYLVGFGLPLTGVPILKDLSLTTYVVIALTLTVGAYVAEIYRAGIQGVHWSQVAAARSLGLSYTQTLRFVVLPQGIRQIIPPLLNAFIALQKDTALVNVVGVIDAFNQSMVIASNHYNLSAATTVAILFIIISVPQVRFVERMAKRDRARMRAGGA from the coding sequence ATGAGCGATTCCACGGAAAAGGCGCCCAGCGCGGTGCTTGGCATGATCGGGCGCGAGCGGCGCCTGAGCATCGGCGGCATGCCGTCGGCGCCGGTCGTGCTGTGCCTGTGTGCATTGCTGGGGGCGGCCATTGCCATCGCCAGCAGCGTGTACACGATCGCAGCGCTGCGCGAAGGGCTGCTCGCCAATCAGCTCGACGGCTGGTGGCTGCCTGCGGGGGCCGGTCTTCTCGGACTGGCGTCGCTGGCAGTGCTTGTGCCGCTCGCCCGCGCGTTCCGGCACTGGCGCGAATTCGGCCGTGCTACGGCGAGCCGCGACATTGTCGCGGCCCGCGTGGCGCGTGCCGAGGCGAGCGTGCAGTGCTGGATCACGTTGGGCTACACGCTCGCGCAAGTGCTTGTCGTGCTGGCACTGCAATTCGTGCTGGCGAACGATCTGGCGGTGGCGAAGACATTCTTCTTTGTGCCCCTGATCGTCAAGACCTTCCCGCTGGTGCTCGATGCCTTCTGGGTCAACGTGAAGATCTTCGTGATCGCGGAAGTCTTCGTGTTGGTCTGGGGGCTGATCGTGGCGCTGGCAATGTTCGCACCGGGCAAGGCAGGCAAGCCGCTGCGCATCATCGCTACCGCCTACGTGGACGTGTTTCGTGCCATGCCCGCCGTACTGGTGATCTATCTGGTCGGCTTCGGTCTGCCGCTCACCGGCGTGCCGATCCTGAAGGACCTGTCGCTGACCACCTACGTGGTGATCGCGCTGACGCTCACCGTCGGTGCGTATGTGGCGGAGATCTACCGTGCAGGCATTCAGGGGGTGCACTGGAGCCAGGTCGCTGCGGCCCGCTCGCTGGGGCTGTCGTACACGCAGACGCTACGTTTCGTGGTGCTGCCGCAGGGGATTCGCCAGATCATCCCGCCGTTGCTCAATGCCTTCATCGCCTTGCAGAAAGACACGGCGCTGGTGAACGTGGTGGGGGTCATCGACGCCTTCAATCAGTCGATGGTAATCGCGTCGAATCACTACAACCTGTCGGCGGCGACAACGGTCGCCATTCTGTTCATCATCATCTCGGTTCCGCAGGTGCGCTTCGTGGAGCGGATGGCAAAACGCGACCGTGCCCGCATGCGGGCAGGCGGGGCCTGA
- a CDS encoding amino acid ABC transporter ATP-binding protein: MSFIEIRDIAKSYGDVSVINGLALTVEEHQVVCLIGPSGSGKSTLLRCINGLESIDAGEILVHGDRITGPGVDVNSLRRDIGIVFQGYNLFPHMTVLENVTLAPIRVLKQPRREAEDRAMALLERFSLAHKAKEYPDHMSGGQQQRVAIVRALAMDPMVLLLDEITSALDPELVSEVLNIVRDLANEGMTMLLATHEMGFAREVASKVCFLCDGTVCEEGPPEQIFGDPQQERTRAFLRSIRQAKRL; encoded by the coding sequence ATGTCATTTATCGAGATTCGCGACATTGCCAAGTCGTATGGCGACGTGTCGGTCATCAACGGTCTGGCGCTGACGGTGGAGGAGCATCAGGTGGTGTGCCTCATCGGGCCATCCGGTTCGGGGAAGTCGACACTGCTGCGCTGTATCAACGGGCTGGAGTCGATCGATGCGGGGGAGATCCTCGTGCATGGCGATCGCATCACGGGGCCGGGCGTCGATGTCAATTCGTTGCGCCGGGACATCGGGATTGTGTTTCAGGGCTACAACCTGTTCCCGCACATGACCGTGCTGGAGAACGTGACGCTCGCGCCGATTCGCGTGCTCAAGCAACCGAGGCGCGAGGCCGAAGATCGGGCGATGGCCTTGCTCGAGCGCTTCAGTCTTGCGCACAAGGCGAAGGAGTATCCCGATCACATGTCGGGCGGCCAGCAGCAGCGCGTGGCCATCGTGCGGGCACTGGCGATGGACCCGATGGTGCTGCTGCTCGACGAAATCACTTCGGCGCTCGATCCGGAACTGGTCTCCGAAGTGCTCAACATCGTGCGGGATCTGGCGAACGAAGGCATGACGATGTTGCTCGCTACCCATGAGATGGGCTTCGCCCGCGAGGTTGCGTCGAAAGTCTGTTTCCTGTGCGATGGGACAGTCTGCGAAGAGGGGCCGCCGGAACAGATCTTCGGCGATCCGCAACAGGAGCGCACCCGAGCGTTCCTGCGCAGTATTCGTCAGGCCAAGCGTCTTTGA